AGAAGTAAACGAACCTGTCACTCCAGGCGTGCTACCAGCAGACCCTGTTCACTCAATTTTACCACCAGGAGAAACTCCAATCTCCTGCTACGTCAGGTCTCAAGGGGCACTAACTGCAGTATACACACAGCTGTGTGCACAAACTGCCCCCTTAACTCAATCACGAAGGCCAGCATCTCGTGCTAATGCTTCCCAACGGGAAGAACCATCTTACGAGAATACAGAAGTTTACTCCAGATCTACATCAAAAAATGAGTACACTCAGTCAGGAAGTCATTAGAGAGAGTATCGTGGTGAACTACACCCCCACCGAAGACAATCAGTTCATACTAGGCTGGGTTCTCAACGAAACACCCACACCGATGAATCAGATCCAACCTATCGTGTGAGTGAGAATACCAGTGTGTTTAGTTGCTTGCAGCCCAATTACAACAAGTGCAGACCTCGTGCGGTTTACAACCCTGAGGCCGAGCATAATTACGATTTGATTTACTGCCCTGCGGAAGCAGCTGAAAATTCGAAATTCATCATGGAAATCGCTCTCGCGCCACTTGAGAAAGCAAAATTACCATCTAATGTGGGAAAGTTCAACGAGTTGACAGACCCGAATGATCATTTAAGAGTGTTTACAAGCGCATGGTTGGTTGGGGGCTGGACCCTACCATTATGGTGTCACCTATTCGTACAGACCCTAACTGGCGCAGCAAGAATTTGGTTCGATAACTTACCAATCGGAAAAATCACACCGTGGAAAGAACTGCGCGAAAAAATTCTGACACATTTTAGCCAACAACGACGTTCTATTCGCGATACATCTGATGTAATGAACATTTGGCGTCACGACGACAAAAATCTGGAGGACTTTATCACCAGATACAACAAAGAGGTATTGGAGATTGGCGATGTTCATGAGCGACTAATTCGCGCTCAATTCAAATACGCGGTTAGATGCGATGACATGATTAAGGTCTTATCCGGAACAGAAGGCCTCCCAAAAAGCTGGGAGAAGGTAATGGCAGCGGAAAAGGTTTACGCTCAAACTGAAAAGAACCTTACCACAAATAGGCCGCCGCCGCCACATAATTGACCCGCAGACTTAAGCTCCACTGGCGGGAGGAGGTTTAAGAAATCATGGCGTGATTCTGGCTCGGGAAATCATTCGTCTGAAGATGCTCGAGCAACGATCAACAAACTTACCGCGCAGAGGGAGACCAAGCAGGAGAATAGGGAGAGACAGTGGACTCCCTTAACTAAGACTTCGGCGGAAGTTTTGAGTACTGAAGACTATCAGTTCAAACCTCCAATCCCCATGAAAAACAAGCGTGGACAAAACCCTGCCCAATATTGTGAATATCACAAGGACAGTGGTCATACCACTAACAACTGCATTTCTTTACGCACAGAAATAGAAAAAGCCCTCAAAAGCGGCGAGCTCACACATTTGCTTCAAAATGTGCGCAAGGAAATAAAGCAAATAACTCGGGGCGAGGAGGGCCCAAGCAAGAGGGCGAAAACTTAAAAGGCAACTCTATGACTtcttgatgtgctaaaagtggtctaattaaattaactaaattaaaccctaaactagactctctaagttttaaatttataaactaagactctctaaaacctagaccacgcaaccggcaagtgtaccggtcaatgtagtatagcctaagtaagtccgagtatcgaacccacgagactctactgactacgTTAACTAGACTGACTAACCCAACTGTACTTAACTGTTTTGTTGTTTGGGGggttttctaaatatcctaaaattaCGACTAAAATAAACTAATTAACTAGACTAACTAAGACGCGACTTAGACGGAGATTTAGACCAGAGATGACGAATAACTACCTAGGTTAGAATCCTATTTAACTaggaatggatttctattcgaaaCTAAAGTGGTATGGAACTGGGATCTTTGTGTGCTAAACCCTAAGAAATCCCTACTAAGacctcccgacccttctcaggaagaaacctgtGAGACTCTACAGGGCTGTTATAACTACCGGTTGgttagacttcctctcagtcctctaacttcTTTAAAAGTGCCTTAATCCGacaatctacctctcagcgcgaaagtctaaggcaactatggattttaatttagtttaatagACACGAATAAGATTAGGGAACTAAGACCGATTTCTCTCAAAACCTAATCCTAGCTATATatcaaaccgagacctattaataacctcgagcctcTGAGCGACAAGATTAGCAGAATATCAAGttctaaatatattttatttaccGTTTCTAAGGTTATTGGCCAATTCACCCAAAGACTACCCGAACCCGCAAAGACTCGAACAATCAACACAAACCTATCCTATGAAAGACATTCACCAAGGTTCATGTGAAACGAataaacaatcaataatcaaAACAAGATACGCATACGCACTAAATTAAAGGTTCCACAGTTCTTTACTTTTTAAGAAAAACCCATACACACAATAATAAATGAAAAGAAATCCAAACTTTACTAAATATTCATCTTAACCTAGGTAGTAACGAAAATTAGCCAAGAATCATAACCAGTAAAAAGAAACAAGTCTTGAATAATAAACAATCCATAGTAATCAAGTTTAAAAACACAAAGTTATTAAAAATTGAACACTAATAAATTGCAAACCCGGACGTGAATCTTGATCGTGGCTTGAACCCTTGAACCAATAAATCCTTAATTTCGTCCCTTATGATCACGTCTAAAAACTGCTCCCTTCTGATGTTCTCGTATTCGTGCGTCTGATGTTGATTTCCCCAGCCGTCAATAGTCCTCCAAATATATAGGAATCAAAATTCCTCTTATGAAGCCCACCAAAATCACGTCTGATATGGATTGTTTATCTTTGGCGGCCCATCACCCATGTGATCCTCCTTATTTTCGATGTATGGTAGACGCCCAAAAGAATAAATTCCTCAAAAATTTAGGCTTCGACCCAACAAGCACTGCCCGAGAATTATCATATAACATAGCTGCCGCCTCTctcaataataataaaatatcatATGCAGCTTCTTTCAATTAATAAAATATGATGAATCTCTATTTCTATTCTTCTCTGTCGTGACATGATGATTTAATAAAACTTTCATCCATTTGTGCATTTATAGTCCCTCGACTTTAGTCTCATGTCACAATGAATTTTTCACTTTCCTTCTATTTCAACTCAGGTCCTTCTAGCTTATATAATAGAGATTGTGGCTTTGACCCACTCACAGAAAATAGCTGCAATTTTACTTCGGTCACTAACGCCCCACTCTGCCCAACTAGCTAGTCATTTAGTTAATACTCGTTTTCGCTCCATTTACACCAGGACCTGGaccaacacaaaataatataataacatactaaaaactaaataaaaataaataaaacttatacaataattatacactttacacgagacaaatatgtgtattttaccccacatcacTTCTCCACGGGAAAACACGGTTTATCATGATAAAGCGGGAAAATAGAGAGTAAGTTAAGTTTCGTCTATTTATATTAGCAAACTTTGTAGTGGCCTCGACGCCCTATccttaaataaaaagaaaagtttctattattcttgtgttttttacaaatgcatgcaatttcttttggtaagcgcaaaaacattatggtaaaCATAAAACCAAGTCTCATGAACAGTTAGTGATCATATCACACAAGACtatacgttcacacatgagctttataccaaCTTCATTTGCCTTACCTAGTCAAAGTAATTGTGTCCATGCAAAatattgtaaaatcatcaaacaaacaAATAGAAACATCATACTATTCCTGGCGCACAAATACGCCTCAAAACTATCAAGCACGGCAGTGGTTTAGTTACTTGCGCAACAGCGCATCAACAAAAGCAGGGATCCATATCCCAAATATTACAGAATTGTTCaaaaacaatcacaaacaaaaTTTTACGACAAATCTTCACCGTCGTCCGGAAAGATTTCTTTCAGTTGTGCCACGTGATCGTCAGATTGAAGCGCAACGTTTATAAGATCCATAACAGGGAGCTGCAAGttattaaattatgtttttagAGCTGAAAGCGCAGCGCTTGTATCAACGCCAAAAGTAGCAGATTTGGTAGTATTCCAATCGACCTTCAAGGCGCTATTCACATGCTGAGAACACTCAACATATCCTTGGGCATACCCATCCTTTCGCGCAGCAACAACCAAACGTGCAACGGTTTTATCTACCTCTTCAGAATTTAACACTTATTCAGCAACCTACGAAAATAAGAAAGGGTAAATAACAAGAAGGAAAAAGCATTCCCACAAATAACAAAGAATAAGAAGCAACTTACACAGGCAATTCCACGATCTTTCAGCCACGCCATATCACTCTTTAAAGGTTCTAGCTCACTTTCCGCTGTGGTTCGCGCCGTTTCAGAATTTTCCAATTTTTCTTCAGTTTCAGTCAAACGGCGAGAGGTTTTTGCCTTTTCGGAAAACGCAAGTTCCAGATCCTTTTTAAGTTGTTCCTGGTCAGAAAGCAAAGCAGTAAGTTCTCCTAACTCTTTATCTCTAAGAGCAAGAGTGGCGCAAGCTTGTACCTCTCGTTGCTCACTGCGCTCCCTATGAGAACGCGCTTCTTCTAGCGCAGCCTCTGCATCAGCTTTCTCCTTTTTCAACCTTTCTATCTCCGCATCCTGTTTCTTCAGCTTTTCAATCTCAGCCTTGAGATTGTTGATGACATTGCGAAGATTTACCTTCTCAGCATTATCTTTTTCGCAAATTCTCTTCCAATTTTTGCGTTCTTCAGAAAGGAGGGCAGATTCAGCTTCCGCTTTCCTCTTCCAACCTGCAACAGACCACTCCTCGGTTTTACGttcagcctcaaacttggcttGATCAGCTTCCAATTTAGCTTTTAGCTGAGCTAAGCGCTTTTCATCACTAACAAACTTCTTCTGGGACACTCTAAAAGCTTCCCAATCCTTATGCATACTATAGCACTCACGCACTATGCGATGAGTGGTAGAAACATGAGAAGCAGTCTCATCAAGGTAAGCTTGATAAGTTTGCTCATAAGACAGGCTTTCCTGAAACTTGATCTCCCCAGGCGGAAATATCCTCTGCAGCCAATCTCAGCACACGCGCCAATCCGAGAAAgtgtcaatttttttttcaaattccaAACAGGGGCATGCAGCTCGAAAGCATCTTTCTTCGAGTAAGTTCTGTAATAGTAATCCCCCAGGGTTTCCTCTGGGCGAATTGGAGAATTTTTGCCAGCACCAGAAAATGAGCCTTGCTCCTCAACAGTAACCTTCTCAACATGCTCAGGCAAAACATCAGAAGGTTTAGGAGAAAAAGTAGAAGTAGGAGTCTTCTCAGCAATATTTTCTTTCTCCAAGTCTTGAGCAACAGTTTCAGGAGTTCGTGGATTATCAACACCATCTACAACTTCTGTATTAACAACCTTTTCAACTTCCAAATCAACATCAATGGGCCTGTCAACCTCAACAGTCTTCTCCACACCACCATCAGCAACCTCCGTAGTCTCTAACTGATCAGCAACAGAAGCACACGGAGGGGAAGGTGGGAGCTCTTCATTAACCACAGGTTGCGGCTCCATGGGAACAGGGGAAACAGGGGTTTCTGAAAAAACAACAAAGCCTGTAAATATCTAATACGCATAAGGAGAAAAAAGCAAAGACAACACTTACTAGGAGCAGACTCAGAGATAAACGCATCCAGATTGCCTTTCCTGGTAATTTTCTTCCTCTGGATCTTCTTTGGGGGCTGACCCTCAGCGTCAGTATCAGCCTGTTTCCTTTTACCAGCATTCCTTTGCAACAAGTGTTCAGGACTAGATTCCAAGTCAATAGGATCATTTGGGTTAGATGGGGGGATATCAGCAGTATCTCTCGGTTCAGGTTTTGGTCTCCTAACAGTAACTACAGGTGTAAGACCCTCCAAAGAGTaagaaaccaccacataatcacaccaggGGTAAGGGGAACGGCGCGTACCTTTCTTCTTTCCTCCAATATTTTTAACTTTGGAAGGTTGACACCTTTCAGCATCACTCTTTTTAGGCGCAACATTACCGGTCGTCGCGCGTTTCTTCTTCTCAGGGCCTATACCCAGGTTCAACAACTCACCTACGGAAGCGCAAAGAACAATTTACTCAGAAGCGCAACAGGAAGAAAGCAAACAGTAAACCAATATGCACATAGCTTACCAGCGCCAGCGGTAGGCTGGGCAGACAGATCTGCATCCCGCGGAAGAACAAAATTTTTCACAATTTTATGGTACCAAAGCTCTTCATCAGGTTTCTTCTTAATGGTACCCATCTTTCCGCCTTCTCTCTTGAACGCGACAACATACAGCGAAACAACTACAAGGGAAGAAAGGCAAGTTcaaaaaaaagagagaaagagaagaaggaaaAACCCCAATCATACCATGGCCATCCTCCGTATACACCGGCTTGTCATCATGGTCCATTTTCCAATTCAAGCTCATACTGGCACCGACAAGGGCTTTCTCCGGTAAGGCGATGTTAGGAACATCCTTCAGATCTTGATACCAGTTCTCGTCAACAGGGGTCTAGATTGTTTCAATAGGAACATCTTCCTTTCCCCGTAAAACCATCCTCACCGGAATCACCCCGACCTTAATAAAGAAAATTTTTTGCTTCCAATCATGGAAGGATTTTGGAGGATGCTGCAAAATCGTTTTTGCAGATGCTCTCTGAACAAACGAGTAAAACCCTTGGGTACAGTGCATTTGGTGAAAAACCCTAAATCGAGGAACAGTCGGTTCA
Above is a window of Helianthus annuus cultivar XRQ/B chromosome 14, HanXRQr2.0-SUNRISE, whole genome shotgun sequence DNA encoding:
- the LOC118486544 gene encoding serologically defined colon cancer antigen 8 homolog is translated as MHKDWEAFRVSQKKFVSDEKRLAQLKAKLEADQAKFEAERKTEEWSVAGWKRKAEAESALLSEERKNWKRICEKDNAEKVNLRNVINNLKAEIEKLKKQDAEIERLKKEKADAEAALEEARSHRERSEQREVQACATLALRDKELGELTALLSDQEQLKKDLELAFSEKAKTSRRLTETEEKLENSETARTTAESELEPLKSDMAWLKDRGIACLPVMDLINVALQSDDHVAQLKEIFPDDGEDLS